One Lacunisphaera limnophila DNA window includes the following coding sequences:
- a CDS encoding glycosyl hydrolase → MRFYRFLILFASISATAVLFPAEERAMDTATFAAPPRAVFPETWFHLIGGNVSREGLTADIDAVAAAGLAGIQLFHGAGGVWPGVTPQIQTLSPSWDGMLEHVADEAKRAGLRFTMQNCPGWAMSGGPWITPDRAMRHLVWSRVDVGAESVEALRLPVPQPSKEEWRDYRDVAVLAFPTPEGDTGGNVAPVAIRSNRPDLPWAKLWAGSEEVPDLRIEPAGVDPVWVEVEFAGPLVLRSAGFPGIERFAMRRNFDPSARIQVRALVESAEGAPTWRTVADREVPRGNWQDRPPQENAWVLALDEQPARVYRFVFHNRKPLALLYLRLSTAARLQDWAGQAGFVLRSLDRSGPPRQSPAAWVRGADVLDLSEHLRPDGTLDWRPREGRWTVVRYGHVNTGVTNTPAPPEATGWECDKLSPLGAEQHFAGYIGRVSAPGGPVDGGRLQGMLIDSWECYTQTWTPAMEAEFATRREYALRRWLPALAGWVIDDPLTTERFLRDWRATISDLLVANYFGRLAELARERGLRLFFEAATGDVTPGDLLEYYQAADVPMCEFWRPNDPHWGGLEAKPFSLAVSAGHIYGKPVIAAEAFTNILLDYSEHPFQFKASADRAFAAGVNHLVLHTYTHNPRLDLVPGTSFGSRIGSPFIRGQTWWQHMPAFTTYLARCQAMLQQGVPVADVLWYVGDDLDQEPRADTPYPSGYKFDLCNQDALLRRISVDEAGRLTTPEGVSWRLLWLPQDSARRLTVPTLQRLRGMLEAGAVVLAERPQQRVDLSGGPAADAAFDQLVSALWGNVPSPSGEALLGRGRLRWGVSLETMLGEIDCGPDVAGVRATEWTHRRVDGENIYFVAADRATPLRANVRFRATGRPELWDAVTGQIHPVPVFARVGGVTSVPLDLPAAGSVFVRFRAETAPVAWQQVERDGTVLLDGMDATRTEAGVPFPVQGLQPGAEEQPWIPQPWPDLTVTPAGLGGKLVAWRDGNYTMRGRGWEPISERVEVRAAQVLNAGWKLQFPSGWDAPSELNLADGVQPWSAHANPAIAAFSGTAVYSTNFTVSSLAGNERAWLDLGRVSEIAEVELNGQILPLAWTAPHQLDVSAALRAGENRLKVHVTNTWFNRLAYEAGLPATQRRTWSINGPVADAPRRLAGLTGPVRLVFGRILAAPTAP, encoded by the coding sequence ATGCGATTCTACCGATTCCTTATCCTGTTCGCGTCTATCTCCGCGACTGCGGTGCTTTTTCCGGCAGAGGAGCGCGCGATGGATACCGCGACGTTCGCGGCTCCACCGCGGGCCGTATTTCCGGAGACTTGGTTCCATCTGATCGGCGGCAACGTGTCGCGCGAGGGTCTCACCGCGGACATTGACGCCGTGGCGGCGGCCGGCTTGGCGGGCATCCAGCTGTTTCACGGCGCGGGCGGGGTCTGGCCGGGAGTGACACCGCAGATCCAGACACTGAGTCCCTCCTGGGACGGCATGCTCGAGCACGTGGCCGACGAGGCGAAGCGGGCCGGGTTGCGCTTCACCATGCAGAACTGTCCGGGATGGGCGATGTCGGGCGGGCCGTGGATCACGCCTGACCGCGCCATGCGCCACCTTGTGTGGAGCCGGGTGGATGTCGGTGCGGAAAGCGTCGAGGCGTTGCGCCTGCCCGTGCCGCAACCCAGCAAAGAGGAGTGGCGGGACTATCGCGACGTGGCCGTGCTGGCCTTTCCGACGCCCGAAGGCGATACCGGAGGCAATGTCGCGCCGGTGGCGATCCGCAGCAATCGGCCGGATCTTCCTTGGGCGAAACTCTGGGCTGGATCGGAGGAGGTGCCGGACCTGCGCATCGAACCGGCTGGTGTGGACCCGGTGTGGGTCGAGGTCGAGTTCGCCGGGCCGCTGGTGCTGCGCAGCGCCGGTTTTCCGGGAATCGAGCGCTTCGCGATGCGGCGTAATTTTGATCCCAGCGCCCGCATCCAAGTGCGCGCGTTGGTCGAGTCCGCGGAGGGCGCGCCCACCTGGCGCACCGTGGCCGACCGCGAGGTGCCGCGGGGCAACTGGCAGGATCGGCCACCGCAGGAAAACGCCTGGGTGCTGGCGTTGGACGAGCAACCGGCGCGCGTTTATCGTTTCGTCTTCCATAACCGCAAGCCACTCGCGCTCCTTTACCTGCGTCTATCGACCGCTGCACGGCTGCAGGACTGGGCGGGGCAGGCCGGGTTCGTGTTGCGCAGCCTCGACCGTAGCGGCCCGCCGCGGCAGAGCCCGGCGGCGTGGGTGCGCGGGGCGGACGTGCTCGACCTGAGCGAGCATCTGCGTCCCGACGGGACGCTCGACTGGCGGCCGCGGGAGGGGCGTTGGACCGTCGTGCGCTACGGCCACGTCAACACCGGCGTGACCAACACGCCCGCACCGCCTGAGGCGACCGGGTGGGAGTGCGACAAACTTTCACCGCTGGGGGCCGAGCAGCATTTTGCCGGCTACATAGGCCGGGTCTCGGCGCCGGGCGGTCCGGTCGATGGCGGCCGGTTGCAGGGCATGCTCATCGACAGCTGGGAATGTTACACGCAGACGTGGACGCCCGCGATGGAAGCCGAGTTTGCCACCCGGCGGGAGTATGCGCTGCGCCGCTGGCTGCCGGCACTGGCCGGCTGGGTGATCGATGATCCGCTAACCACCGAGCGCTTTTTGCGGGACTGGCGGGCGACCATCAGCGACCTGCTCGTCGCCAACTATTTCGGACGGCTCGCCGAACTGGCCCGTGAGCGCGGTCTGCGCCTGTTCTTCGAGGCGGCGACGGGCGACGTGACGCCGGGCGACCTGCTGGAGTATTATCAGGCGGCCGACGTGCCGATGTGTGAATTCTGGCGGCCCAACGACCCCCACTGGGGCGGTCTGGAGGCCAAGCCGTTCTCCCTCGCGGTCTCAGCCGGTCACATCTACGGCAAGCCCGTGATCGCGGCCGAGGCGTTCACGAACATCTTGCTCGATTACAGCGAGCACCCCTTTCAGTTCAAGGCATCCGCGGACCGCGCCTTCGCTGCCGGGGTGAATCACCTGGTGTTGCACACCTACACCCACAACCCGCGGCTCGACCTCGTGCCAGGCACCTCCTTCGGCTCGCGCATCGGTTCACCCTTCATTCGTGGTCAGACCTGGTGGCAGCACATGCCGGCGTTCACGACCTACCTGGCGCGCTGCCAGGCGATGTTACAACAGGGCGTGCCGGTGGCCGATGTGCTGTGGTATGTCGGTGATGATCTCGATCAGGAGCCACGCGCCGACACGCCTTATCCGAGTGGATACAAGTTCGACCTGTGCAACCAGGATGCGCTGCTGCGCCGCATCTCGGTGGATGAGGCGGGCCGGCTGACAACACCGGAAGGCGTGAGCTGGCGCCTGCTGTGGCTGCCGCAGGATTCGGCGCGGCGACTCACCGTGCCGACGCTGCAGCGGCTGCGTGGCATGCTGGAGGCCGGGGCGGTCGTGCTGGCGGAAAGGCCGCAGCAGCGCGTAGACCTTTCCGGTGGACCCGCCGCGGATGCGGCATTCGATCAGTTGGTGTCCGCGCTTTGGGGGAACGTCCCAAGCCCCAGCGGCGAGGCTTTGCTCGGGCGGGGGCGGCTGCGTTGGGGGGTGTCGCTCGAAACCATGCTGGGGGAGATTGACTGCGGGCCCGACGTCGCCGGCGTGCGTGCGACCGAGTGGACGCACCGGCGCGTCGACGGCGAGAACATCTATTTCGTCGCGGCCGATCGGGCGACGCCGCTGCGCGCCAACGTGCGCTTCCGCGCCACCGGTCGACCCGAGCTGTGGGATGCCGTGACCGGCCAGATTCATCCGGTGCCGGTTTTCGCCAGGGTGGGCGGCGTCACCTCAGTGCCGCTCGATCTGCCGGCGGCGGGCTCCGTGTTTGTGCGGTTTCGGGCGGAGACCGCGCCCGTGGCGTGGCAGCAGGTCGAGCGGGATGGCACGGTTTTACTGGATGGGATGGATGCCACGCGCACCGAGGCCGGTGTACCCTTTCCGGTGCAGGGCCTCCAACCCGGTGCGGAGGAACAACCTTGGATACCGCAGCCGTGGCCGGACCTGACGGTGACGCCGGCAGGGCTGGGAGGAAAACTCGTGGCATGGCGTGATGGAAACTACACGATGCGCGGCCGCGGCTGGGAGCCGATCAGTGAGCGTGTCGAGGTGCGCGCCGCACAGGTCCTGAACGCTGGCTGGAAGTTGCAGTTTCCCAGTGGGTGGGACGCGCCGAGCGAGCTGAATCTCGCGGACGGCGTGCAACCCTGGTCTGCCCACGCGAATCCGGCGATCGCGGCGTTTTCCGGCACGGCGGTGTACTCCACCAACTTCACCGTATCCTCGCTAGCGGGCAACGAACGGGCGTGGCTCGACCTCGGCAGGGTGAGTGAGATTGCGGAGGTGGAACTCAACGGTCAAATTTTGCCGCTCGCTTGGACTGCGCCGCACCAGCTCGATGTCAGCGCTGCGCTGCGGGCCGGAGAGAACCGGCTGAAGGTTCATGTGACCAACACTTGGTTCAACCGGCTCGCCTACGAGGCCGGTCTGCCTGCAACCCAGAGGCGCACCTGGTCGATCAACGGTCCGGTGGCGGATGCGCCGCGGCGGTTGGCCGGTTTGACCGGGCCCGTGCGCCTGGTGTTTGGTCGCATACTGGCTGCACCGACGGCGCCGTGA
- a CDS encoding MFS transporter, which yields MTEPAHDPYAALRHAGYRRFLTGNFLANLGRQALGVAAAWQIYQWTNSATALGLVGLMNVVPLIAFVLPAGALADRYDRRLILTRGAAASALLSLALAAVSIWHDQIPALPVLETANGLLRQIALVFERHVDPASLRFDDPALPLLYLIILMQAVVRVLAGPSRASLVPLLIPTKALSNAINWNASAFELSTVIGPALGGLVVALWGYSVVYLFDVLASFSLVVLLIGVRPAVQPRSTAAAAQGALAGVGFMWRNPNILAAMSLDLFAVILGGVTALLPIYADKILHVGPAGLGWLRAAPAAGAIAMAMFTAHRPSARRPGLLMLWSVAGFGASLSLFSLSTVFWLSLVALFFSGCFDNYSVVVRHSLVQLMTPDALRGRVTAVNQLFVGSSNEISALRAGLTAALFGPVVAAGIGGLGTIAVTALIAWLAPTLKNVPPLHQIQTIPDEDERPL from the coding sequence ATGACTGAGCCTGCCCACGATCCCTATGCCGCGCTGCGCCACGCCGGCTACCGCCGATTCCTGACCGGCAATTTCTTGGCCAACCTCGGCCGCCAGGCGCTTGGCGTTGCCGCGGCCTGGCAGATCTACCAGTGGACGAACTCCGCCACGGCCCTCGGGCTCGTCGGCCTAATGAACGTCGTCCCGCTCATCGCCTTCGTGCTCCCCGCCGGCGCGCTGGCCGACCGGTATGACCGGCGCCTGATCCTCACCCGGGGCGCGGCCGCCTCCGCCCTGCTCTCGCTCGCCCTCGCCGCCGTCTCGATCTGGCACGACCAGATCCCCGCCCTCCCGGTCTTGGAAACGGCCAACGGCCTCCTGCGCCAGATCGCGCTCGTCTTCGAACGCCACGTCGACCCGGCCAGCCTGCGCTTCGACGACCCGGCGCTGCCGCTGCTCTATCTCATTATTTTGATGCAAGCCGTGGTCCGCGTGCTCGCCGGCCCTTCACGGGCCTCGCTGGTGCCGCTGCTCATCCCCACCAAGGCCCTCAGCAACGCCATCAACTGGAACGCCAGCGCCTTCGAGCTTTCCACCGTGATCGGTCCGGCGCTCGGCGGCCTTGTCGTCGCGCTCTGGGGCTACTCCGTGGTCTACCTGTTCGACGTGCTGGCCTCCTTCTCCCTCGTGGTCCTGCTCATCGGCGTGCGCCCGGCCGTCCAGCCCCGCAGCACCGCCGCCGCCGCGCAGGGCGCCCTCGCCGGCGTCGGCTTCATGTGGCGCAACCCGAACATCCTCGCGGCCATGTCGCTCGATCTCTTCGCCGTGATCCTCGGCGGCGTCACCGCGCTCCTCCCGATCTACGCCGACAAAATCCTGCACGTCGGCCCCGCCGGGCTCGGCTGGCTGCGCGCCGCCCCCGCCGCCGGGGCCATCGCCATGGCCATGTTCACCGCCCACCGGCCCTCGGCGCGTCGGCCCGGTCTCCTCATGCTCTGGTCCGTGGCGGGCTTCGGCGCCTCACTCAGCCTCTTCAGCCTCTCCACCGTGTTCTGGCTCTCGCTCGTCGCCCTGTTCTTCAGCGGCTGCTTCGACAACTACAGCGTGGTCGTGCGGCACTCCCTCGTGCAGCTGATGACCCCCGACGCCCTCCGCGGCCGCGTCACGGCGGTGAACCAGCTGTTCGTCGGCTCCTCCAACGAGATCTCCGCCCTCCGCGCCGGCCTGACCGCCGCGCTCTTCGGCCCGGTCGTCGCCGCCGGCATCGGCGGCCTCGGCACGATCGCCGTGACCGCCCTCATCGCCTGGCTCGCCCCGACCCTGAAAAACGTCCCGCCCCTCCACCAGATCCAAACGATCCCGGACGAGGATGAGCGGCCACTATAA
- a CDS encoding MBL fold metallo-hydrolase, which produces MPRIPLEDNFTDVIGKAQRGHQLTDDALAQKAGIPLADVQAVKGGEIREPALRAIAKALNLGRDSLLAHARREWYPEQPIFPRGFVMFNTPHEDMTVNSYLVWDVKTRHAAAFDTGASAVSMLDTIAAENLKLRYIFLTHTHEDHVADLPRLAATGAEVWASELEPAPHPGAKTFQENAHFHLGEISIKTLLTWGHSPGQTSYYVTGLAWPLAIVGDSLFASSMGGGQVSYEAQLRNNKQKLFKLPLDTVFACGHGPLTTIKQEKKHNPFFAG; this is translated from the coding sequence ATGCCCCGCATCCCCCTGGAGGACAATTTCACCGACGTCATCGGCAAGGCCCAACGCGGCCACCAACTCACCGACGACGCCCTCGCCCAGAAGGCCGGCATCCCCCTGGCCGATGTGCAGGCCGTCAAGGGCGGCGAGATCCGCGAACCAGCCCTCCGCGCCATTGCCAAGGCCCTGAATCTCGGACGCGACAGCCTCCTCGCCCACGCCCGGCGCGAGTGGTATCCCGAGCAGCCCATCTTCCCGCGCGGATTCGTCATGTTCAACACCCCGCACGAGGACATGACCGTGAACTCCTATCTCGTCTGGGACGTCAAAACCCGCCACGCCGCCGCCTTCGACACCGGGGCCAGCGCCGTGTCGATGCTCGACACGATCGCCGCCGAGAACCTGAAACTCCGCTACATCTTCCTCACCCATACCCACGAGGACCACGTGGCCGACCTCCCCCGCCTCGCCGCGACCGGTGCCGAGGTCTGGGCCAGCGAACTCGAGCCCGCCCCCCATCCCGGCGCGAAAACTTTCCAGGAAAACGCCCATTTCCACCTCGGCGAAATCTCCATCAAGACCCTGCTCACCTGGGGCCATTCGCCGGGCCAGACCAGCTACTACGTGACCGGCCTCGCCTGGCCGCTCGCCATCGTCGGCGACTCGCTCTTTGCCAGCTCGATGGGCGGCGGACAGGTCTCGTACGAGGCGCAGCTCCGCAACAACAAGCAGAAGCTCTTCAAGCTCCCGCTCGACACCGTCTTCGCCTGCGGCCACGGCCCGCTCACCACGATCAAGCAGGAGAAGAAGCACAACCCCTTCTTCGCGGGATGA
- a CDS encoding Rossmann fold nucleotide-binding protein codes for MTTPPASARPRQVCVLGSAEPGSPAYDLAASAGELIARLGLTLVSGCGSPATRVAAERALAAGGTVVSIVPSDDIGLKDWPCTVLIPCGMGDARNLLMALAGDACLVIGGRAGTKSEVCLAWLHRRPLLPLTGCGGWSDRLDQDPPDERGNSPILPWNSVATLESQLRALGLVTQ; via the coding sequence ATGACCACCCCTCCCGCTTCCGCTCGCCCCCGCCAGGTCTGCGTCCTCGGCAGCGCCGAACCCGGTTCCCCGGCGTATGACTTGGCCGCTTCCGCCGGCGAGCTCATCGCACGACTCGGCCTCACGCTCGTCAGCGGCTGCGGCAGCCCGGCTACTCGCGTGGCCGCCGAGCGCGCCCTCGCGGCCGGCGGCACGGTGGTCAGCATCGTGCCCTCCGACGACATCGGCCTCAAGGACTGGCCCTGCACCGTGTTGATCCCTTGCGGCATGGGCGACGCCCGCAACCTGCTGATGGCCCTGGCCGGCGACGCCTGTCTCGTGATCGGCGGCCGCGCCGGCACGAAATCCGAGGTCTGCCTCGCCTGGCTCCACCGTCGCCCGCTCCTCCCTCTCACCGGCTGCGGCGGCTGGTCGGACCGCCTCGATCAGGACCCGCCCGACGAGCGCGGCAACTCCCCCATCCTGCCCTGGAATTCTGTCGCCACCCTCGAAAGCCAGCTCCGGGCGCTCGGCTTGGTGACGCAGTAG
- a CDS encoding RsmB/NOP family class I SAM-dependent RNA methyltransferase, whose translation MHPGIAANQQRLFLAFVAELRPHVRRDSALPRRIKELLARQRAIGSRDRKLYRELIYTWLRFLPWTDPLLDSDPVTAAKVIAWLAPELKPTSPYRAAFCADWPAVPATLAEKAEFLTSQVSGLKFQVSELLPSWFADHCPAAFTSPHLDALNARANVWVRLQCIDRNLVFDEFRGKQWTWETAPDFPDALCLPPNAEVANTDAYRRGFIEIQDLGSQLVLATAPIPPGGRWLDACAGAGGKSLQLARLLGDHGHVDATDIRLEILEELRDRAQRARLTNVRITNSPDAAYDGVLVDAPCSGSGTWRRQPHLKWYVKPETIASFTRTQLEILTTQAPRVKPGGLLIYATCSMSRHENHDVVAAFLQAQPDFKPEPAADTHGGTFDGLGTTLLPGTRNTDGFYAATLRRST comes from the coding sequence ATGCATCCCGGTATCGCGGCCAACCAGCAGCGCCTGTTCCTCGCCTTCGTCGCCGAGCTGCGTCCCCATGTTCGCCGCGACAGCGCCCTGCCCCGGCGGATCAAGGAACTCCTCGCCCGCCAGCGCGCCATCGGCTCCCGCGACCGCAAGCTCTACCGCGAGCTCATCTACACCTGGCTCCGCTTCCTGCCGTGGACTGATCCGCTCCTCGATTCCGATCCGGTCACGGCGGCCAAGGTCATCGCCTGGCTCGCGCCCGAGCTGAAACCCACGTCGCCCTACCGCGCCGCCTTCTGCGCCGACTGGCCCGCCGTCCCGGCCACGCTCGCCGAGAAAGCCGAATTCTTAACCTCTCAGGTTTCAGGTCTGAAGTTTCAGGTCTCTGAGTTGCTTCCTTCCTGGTTCGCTGACCACTGCCCCGCCGCCTTCACGTCGCCCCACCTCGACGCCCTCAACGCCCGCGCCAATGTCTGGGTGCGCCTCCAGTGCATCGACCGCAACCTCGTGTTCGACGAGTTCCGCGGCAAGCAGTGGACTTGGGAAACCGCCCCTGATTTCCCTGACGCCCTCTGCCTGCCGCCCAACGCCGAGGTCGCCAACACCGATGCCTACCGCCGCGGTTTCATCGAGATCCAGGACCTCGGCTCGCAACTCGTGCTCGCCACCGCGCCCATCCCGCCCGGCGGCCGCTGGCTCGATGCCTGCGCCGGCGCCGGCGGCAAGAGCCTGCAACTCGCCCGCCTGCTCGGCGACCACGGCCATGTCGACGCCACCGACATCCGCCTGGAAATCCTCGAGGAACTCCGCGACCGCGCCCAGCGTGCCCGCCTGACGAATGTCCGGATTACGAACAGCCCCGATGCTGCCTACGATGGCGTTCTGGTCGACGCCCCCTGCTCCGGCTCCGGCACCTGGCGCCGCCAGCCGCACCTCAAGTGGTACGTGAAGCCCGAGACCATCGCCTCGTTCACCCGGACCCAGCTCGAGATCCTCACCACCCAGGCCCCGCGCGTGAAGCCCGGCGGACTCCTGATCTACGCCACCTGCTCGATGAGCCGCCACGAGAACCACGACGTGGTCGCCGCGTTCCTCCAGGCCCAACCGGATTTCAAGCCCGAGCCCGCGGCCGACACCCACGGCGGTACCTTCGACGGCCTCGGCACCACCCTGCTCCCCGGCACCCGCAACACCGACGGCTTCTACGCCGCCACGCTCCGGCGCTCAACGTAA